The following nucleotide sequence is from Pseudomonas sp. S09G 359.
GAATTGCCCAGGATCTCGTAGTTCATGCGCAGCGCGCCGGTGGCCTGCAGCACCGCGTCGCCGATGCGTGCCATGTCCAGCAGATAGACAGCACGGGCCTCGGCGTCCAGGTCGTTCAAACTCGCCACTACGGGATCGGGTAACAACAGGCAGTACCCCGGCAAGAATTGCACGTCCCCCATCACTGCCCAGCCCGAGGGCATGCGGCAGATGACTTTGTCGTTGGCTCCGTTGCGAGCCAGTGCTACGCGTTCCATGATCAGCGCCACAGCGTGTCCTTGATTAAGCTGGGTGGGGACGGCATCTTAACGCGCTGCAACCCGATTTCCAGCCCTGGAACCCACCCATGCGCATTGCCTGCCTGCACACCGCCGCCAGTAACATCAGCGTGTTTGACGCGGCCGCCCAAGCCTTGGGGCTCGGCCCGGAGGTGCTGCGTCATGAAGTGCGCGCCGGCCTCTTGGCCGCAGCCGAACACGCCGGCCAGCTGACGCCCGAAATCGCCGCTGCAACCGCAGCGGCGCTGCTGGCACTGGCGCAGCACGCGGATGCGGTTGTCCTCACCTGCTCGACCCTGGGCCCGGCGATTGAAGGGATCGGCACCCGCACGCCGATTCTGCGCACCGACGCAGCACTCGCCACTTCAGCGGTTCAGGCCGGCGGCAAGGTCGTGGTGTTGTGTGCGGTGCAGACAACCCTGGAGCCCACCTCGCGGCTGTTCCGTGAGGCGGCGTTGCACGCGAATGCGCGCGTCGAGGTGCAATGGGTTCCGGGGGCATGGGACCTGTTCAAGGCGGGCGACATCGACGGTTACCTGGCGGCTGTCGCCAAGGCCGCCGATGCCGCCTACGTGGCAGGTGCATCAACGGTTGCGTTGGCTCAGGCATCAATGGGCGGCGCGGCCGCGTCTGTCACGGCAGGCCCACGCCCGCTCACCAGTGCCCTGACCGGCCTGGAAGCCGCCGTGCGCTCAGTTGAGCACCCGCCCGAGGTAGGCCTCCAGCAGGTCGACCTGGGCTGACGAAACCATCGCGCCGACATACCCATCGGGACGCACCAGCACCCAATCACCTATCGCCCGCCCATAGGCACGTTGAAAATGACCCTGGTCGTCGACCAACTCACCTTGCGCGCCAAACACATGGATATGCAGGCCTGGCCGTGGCGCCACCAGCGCGCGCGACGCGCCATAGCCCAGCAGTGTCCAGTGCGGGCCTTGCAGCAGATTGAACACCCGTAACGCCTGCCCGGCGGCGCCACGTATCGGCGCATCGGGAGCCCGATCACCGGCACATAGGCTGGCCGTACATGCCGGATGCGCCAGGACCAATGAAGACTGCGGGTACCCGATATCCAACTGATGCACTTCCCTGCCCCGACGCATCTCGCCCTTTTTCATCTCACCCAGCAACTGAG
It contains:
- a CDS encoding HIT family protein, encoding MALIMERVALARNGANDKVICRMPSGWAVMGDVQFLPGYCLLLPDPVVASLNDLDAEARAVYLLDMARIGDAVLQATGALRMNYEILGNSEPELHCHLFPRYASEPDDKRKMPAWFYDWKNAVPYAEDVHGELRKAIAQLLG
- a CDS encoding aspartate/glutamate racemase family protein, with product MRIACLHTAASNISVFDAAAQALGLGPEVLRHEVRAGLLAAAEHAGQLTPEIAAATAAALLALAQHADAVVLTCSTLGPAIEGIGTRTPILRTDAALATSAVQAGGKVVVLCAVQTTLEPTSRLFREAALHANARVEVQWVPGAWDLFKAGDIDGYLAAVAKAADAAYVAGASTVALAQASMGGAAASVTAGPRPLTSALTGLEAAVRSVEHPPEVGLQQVDLG